In a genomic window of Halalkalicoccus sp. CG83:
- a CDS encoding peptidase: MNRRAGALALFCLVAFVVAVPATATGTGAGIGGEVLRLEQELVATEEPGEIEVVLRFDVPESVIELRTTVPDDATVTATDGFESAGGEYEWNGETRTPTLTYAVPTDRAFEEGGLVFVDTGEWALVERPRTSVRWRWVGSERVVLERTTTAELGAVGTDSAFLGDHTVDVRETGHETVALVVPSAASPTESRDAIHASIGDATERLRVGGRSDRVFVVVAPSIDGWGVRGLQFGASDVWVREDSRLDDPDNVWVHEYVHTRQTYEADREVRWFREGSATYYAALLTYERGDVEFEAFRDRLASGERSPHADDVLADPTTWTRGPDYHKGALVAADLDRRIRLASGGERDLQDVLRAMNEHEGIVTQSAFLAMVEEAGGPGVREVAWTHTETRDGPVMWDERTHHEAFDLTAPRMEYRLTDDPVAYRVSGPYRERPLASDEELVLVPGERLETTATVENAGDAPGEYATTVAADGTNRAIEGRLEPGEHAEIGIDRTFEEPGTYTLSAGDASVDVRVVEPAEPTVTGVEPSSSTAAPGEVVTLVLTVENDAAVPGRADLELLDAEGVRGNRSVRLDAGETRTVEFATRFETAGEHELRVGDRSTMVTVEPALVSTQSGFGVPVALAAFAAVLFSEAPRRPRGRR; encoded by the coding sequence ATGAACCGCCGGGCCGGCGCTCTCGCCCTGTTCTGCCTAGTGGCGTTCGTCGTCGCCGTTCCGGCGACGGCCACGGGTACGGGCGCGGGCATCGGAGGCGAGGTGCTCCGGCTCGAACAGGAGCTCGTGGCGACCGAGGAGCCCGGCGAGATCGAGGTCGTCCTCCGGTTCGACGTGCCCGAGTCGGTGATCGAGCTTCGGACGACCGTCCCCGATGACGCGACCGTGACTGCTACTGACGGGTTCGAGTCGGCGGGCGGGGAGTACGAGTGGAACGGCGAAACGCGGACGCCGACGCTGACCTACGCCGTCCCGACGGACCGGGCGTTCGAGGAGGGAGGACTCGTGTTCGTCGACACGGGCGAGTGGGCGCTGGTCGAGCGGCCGAGGACCTCAGTCCGCTGGCGGTGGGTCGGCTCCGAGCGGGTCGTCCTCGAACGGACGACCACCGCCGAACTGGGAGCGGTCGGTACCGACTCCGCGTTTCTCGGCGATCACACAGTCGACGTCAGGGAGACGGGCCACGAGACGGTGGCGCTCGTCGTCCCCTCGGCGGCGTCACCCACGGAATCGCGGGACGCGATCCACGCCTCGATCGGGGACGCCACGGAACGCCTGCGGGTCGGCGGGCGGAGCGATCGGGTGTTCGTCGTCGTCGCACCGTCGATCGACGGGTGGGGCGTCCGGGGACTGCAGTTCGGCGCGTCGGACGTCTGGGTGCGCGAGGACAGCCGCCTCGACGATCCGGACAACGTCTGGGTACACGAGTACGTTCACACCCGCCAGACGTACGAGGCCGATCGGGAGGTACGCTGGTTCCGGGAGGGATCCGCGACGTACTACGCGGCGCTGCTGACGTACGAACGTGGCGACGTCGAGTTCGAGGCGTTCCGCGACCGCCTCGCCAGCGGGGAACGCTCCCCCCATGCCGACGACGTCCTCGCCGATCCCACGACGTGGACCCGCGGTCCCGACTACCACAAGGGCGCGCTCGTCGCCGCCGACCTCGACCGACGGATCAGGCTGGCGAGCGGCGGCGAACGCGACCTCCAGGACGTCCTTCGGGCGATGAACGAGCACGAAGGTATCGTGACTCAGTCGGCGTTCCTCGCGATGGTCGAGGAGGCGGGCGGTCCCGGGGTCCGCGAGGTCGCCTGGACCCACACCGAGACCCGTGACGGGCCGGTGATGTGGGACGAGCGGACCCACCACGAGGCGTTCGACCTGACCGCACCGCGGATGGAGTACCGGCTGACGGACGACCCCGTGGCGTACCGCGTCTCCGGGCCGTACCGCGAGCGTCCGCTGGCTTCCGACGAGGAACTCGTCCTCGTTCCGGGCGAGCGCCTCGAAACGACCGCGACCGTCGAGAACGCCGGCGACGCCCCCGGCGAGTACGCGACGACCGTCGCGGCCGACGGGACGAACCGAGCGATCGAGGGTCGTCTCGAACCCGGCGAGCACGCCGAGATCGGAATCGACCGGACGTTCGAGGAACCGGGGACGTACACGCTCTCGGCGGGCGACGCGAGCGTTGACGTCCGCGTCGTCGAGCCCGCCGAACCGACCGTGACCGGCGTCGAGCCGTCGTCGTCGACCGCCGCTCCGGGCGAGGTCGTCACCCTCGTCCTCACGGTGGAGAACGATGCGGCAGTGCCGGGCCGGGCCGACCTGGAGCTCCTCGATGCCGAGGGGGTCCGCGGGAATCGGAGCGTTCGACTGGACGCCGGGGAGACGAGGACGGTCGAGTTCGCGACACGCTTCGAGACCGCGGGCGAACACGAGCTTCGCGTCGGCGATCGATCGACGATGGTGACCGTCGAGCCTGCGTTGGTCTCGACCCAGTCCGGCTTCGGCGTTCCGGTCGCGCTCGCGGCGTTCGCGGCGGTCCTGTTCAGCGAAGCGCCCCGGCGACCGCGGGGGCGGCGCTGA